In Pedobacter sp. WC2423, the following are encoded in one genomic region:
- the coaE gene encoding dephospho-CoA kinase (Dephospho-CoA kinase (CoaE) performs the final step in coenzyme A biosynthesis.) has product MIKIGITGGIGSGKTTVCHIFEQLGIPVFYADTVAKEIMVTDPVLREGMMNTFGIESYELSGKLNNKHIAQIVFNNKTELEKLNALVHPAVFRAFESWQQTIPADVPYNLKEAALLFESGSYQMCDHSILVTASKAVKIKRVMERDSVTSEQVEARMDKQLSDEEKKKMADFLITNDESQSVILQVLELHHQFINLTK; this is encoded by the coding sequence ATGATTAAGATTGGGATTACTGGTGGTATAGGAAGTGGGAAAACCACGGTTTGTCACATATTCGAGCAGCTGGGGATCCCTGTATTTTATGCAGATACCGTAGCTAAGGAAATTATGGTGACTGATCCGGTATTAAGGGAAGGGATGATGAATACCTTCGGCATTGAAAGTTATGAACTGTCCGGGAAGCTGAATAATAAACATATCGCTCAAATTGTATTTAATAATAAAACAGAACTGGAGAAACTGAATGCATTGGTTCATCCGGCTGTATTCCGGGCATTTGAAAGCTGGCAGCAAACGATACCGGCAGATGTACCTTATAATTTGAAAGAAGCTGCCCTGTTATTTGAGAGTGGTTCTTATCAGATGTGTGACCATAGTATTCTGGTCACTGCATCTAAAGCGGTCAAAATAAAGCGGGTGATGGAGCGGGACAGCGTAACCAGCGAACAGGTGGAGGCGCGCATGGATAAGCAGCTGAGTGATGAAGAAAAGAAAAAAATGGCTGATTTTTTGATTACAAATGATGAAAGCCAATCGGTAATACTCCAGGTATTGGAGCTGCACCATCAATTTATAAACCTTACAAAATAA
- a CDS encoding exonuclease: protein MILADFLVPTKIGLYCAYGNFYLDPKEMVKDAVISHAHGDHAISGNFNVYCTKATSLFMIQRYKKFAAGEFHLYDFHAGFVLNGVKISFIPAGHILGSALVMMEYNGVKYLYTGDYKLQPDTTCEPIEFAEADVLITETTFANPDTKHPDVELEIKKLNATTSNIMLGAYALGKSQRLIKLISDLCPQRRILVHHSILPFVKIYEQMGIDMGKYEVYDRKVMKNTKTDMIYLVPPLVYRSYIKAVNVIRVFATGWKHLQHNNELQLFISDHVDWDDIIYTIEKVKPKEIWTTHGSGIQLKSYYSNIITVKLLN, encoded by the coding sequence ATGATATTAGCGGATTTTTTAGTGCCAACTAAAATTGGACTGTATTGCGCCTATGGCAATTTTTACCTGGACCCAAAAGAAATGGTAAAGGATGCAGTAATTTCACATGCACATGGGGACCATGCGATTAGTGGTAATTTTAATGTGTATTGTACAAAGGCAACCTCATTGTTCATGATACAGCGGTATAAGAAATTTGCGGCGGGTGAATTTCATCTGTATGATTTTCATGCCGGGTTTGTATTGAATGGGGTGAAGATCAGTTTTATTCCTGCGGGCCATATTTTAGGTTCGGCCCTGGTGATGATGGAGTATAATGGCGTTAAGTATCTGTATACGGGAGATTACAAGCTTCAGCCGGATACAACTTGTGAGCCTATCGAATTTGCGGAGGCTGATGTACTGATTACAGAAACAACTTTTGCGAATCCTGATACTAAGCATCCGGATGTGGAACTGGAGATCAAAAAATTAAATGCAACAACGAGCAATATTATGCTGGGTGCTTATGCTTTAGGTAAAAGTCAGCGGTTGATTAAATTGATCAGTGACCTTTGTCCGCAGCGGAGAATCCTGGTACACCATAGTATTCTTCCTTTTGTGAAAATTTATGAACAGATGGGAATTGATATGGGGAAATATGAAGTCTATGATCGGAAAGTGATGAAAAACACCAAAACGGATATGATTTACCTGGTACCGCCACTGGTTTACAGAAGTTATATCAAAGCGGTGAATGTAATCAGGGTGTTTGCAACGGGATGGAAACATTTACAGCACAATAATGAGCTTCAATTGTTCATTTCTGACCATGTGGACTGGGATGATATCATTTATACGATAGAAAAAGTTAAGCCAAAAGAGATCTGGACTACACATGGGAGTGGAATTCAACTAAAAAGTTATTATTCAAACATTATTACTGTTAAATTGCTTAACTAA
- a CDS encoding DUF5522 domain-containing protein, which yields MEQIADYYFNEEGLMVFTEAYHLKRGYCCKNGCKHCPWKYGRKKNNGNDNELTSEKR from the coding sequence ATGGAACAGATTGCCGATTATTATTTCAATGAGGAGGGCTTGATGGTTTTTACGGAAGCGTACCACCTTAAACGTGGTTATTGCTGTAAAAATGGTTGCAAGCATTGTCCATGGAAGTACGGCAGGAAGAAGAACAATGGTAATGATAATGAACTAACCTCAGAAAAAAGATAA
- a CDS encoding MarR family winged helix-turn-helix transcriptional regulator, which translates to MQLQKEIKTPRYESVFHEAMVNVAFTQNWCNDQVKQAVSSYDITNQQFNVLRILRGQHPDPSTINLLKSRMLDKMCDASRIVDRLVQKDLICKKTNTYDKRAVDILISEKGLALLKKMDKEMNLSTILSANLTHQEAEQLTSLLEKARGSA; encoded by the coding sequence ATGCAGTTGCAGAAAGAAATAAAAACTCCCCGCTATGAAAGCGTATTCCACGAGGCAATGGTCAACGTGGCATTTACGCAGAATTGGTGTAATGATCAGGTAAAACAGGCGGTTTCATCCTACGATATTACAAATCAGCAGTTTAATGTGCTCAGGATACTGCGTGGCCAGCATCCTGATCCTTCGACTATCAATTTGCTGAAATCCAGAATGCTTGATAAAATGTGTGATGCTTCCCGGATTGTTGACCGCCTGGTACAGAAGGACTTGATTTGTAAAAAGACCAATACTTATGATAAGCGCGCGGTGGATATACTGATCAGTGAAAAGGGGTTGGCATTGTTAAAGAAAATGGATAAGGAAATGAATTTATCTACTATTCTTTCTGCTAATTTAACCCACCAGGAGGCGGAGCAACTGACCTCTTTACTGGAAAAAGCAAGAGGCAGCGCTTAA
- a CDS encoding ZIP family metal transporter gives MEVWKILILFFCAFFGGLSIFLVKSDKSQLLKLILSFSGAYLFAITVLHLIPDAYSGPDHAEIGIYILIGFLLQILLEQFSEGVEHGHIHKHNDTRIFPYGIMISLCLHAFLEGMPLAADQHNALIFGISLHHIPAAFALASILMQNKFKPAGIIFYLAVFAIMAPLGFWVSNGISTGSIGGIEVYFHKMMGIVIGIFLHISTTILFESSVDHKVSKRKMVAVLLGIAIALIGFYTSGHSH, from the coding sequence ATGGAAGTTTGGAAAATTTTAATCCTGTTCTTTTGCGCCTTCTTTGGAGGGCTGTCTATATTTTTAGTCAAAAGTGATAAGTCACAACTGCTAAAACTTATACTCTCTTTCAGTGGAGCTTATTTATTTGCGATCACCGTATTACACCTGATTCCCGACGCTTACAGCGGGCCGGACCATGCAGAAATAGGTATTTACATCTTAATTGGATTTCTTTTACAAATCTTATTAGAGCAGTTTTCTGAAGGTGTAGAACACGGGCATATCCACAAACATAACGACACCCGGATCTTTCCCTATGGAATCATGATCAGTTTATGTTTACATGCCTTTTTAGAAGGAATGCCGCTGGCTGCAGATCAGCATAATGCCTTAATTTTCGGTATTTCCCTTCACCATATCCCTGCCGCTTTCGCATTGGCCAGTATATTAATGCAAAACAAATTCAAACCTGCCGGAATCATCTTCTACCTCGCTGTTTTTGCCATCATGGCACCTTTAGGATTCTGGGTGAGCAATGGGATCAGCACTGGCAGTATTGGAGGGATAGAAGTTTATTTCCACAAAATGATGGGAATTGTGATTGGTATATTTTTACATATCTCTACCACTATCTTATTTGAATCCAGCGTAGATCATAAAGTATCCAAAAGAAAAATGGTTGCTGTTTTATTGGGTATTGCAATTGCCCTGATCGGATTTTATACCTCAGGGCATAGTCACTAA
- a CDS encoding phosphatase PAP2 family protein, with amino-acid sequence MIESLHTFDVELFLKIHRGLSNGFLDWFLPLMRNRYTWAPLYLFIIIFSFKEYKKRGWYIIGGVLLTFALGDMISSRFIKPFVARLRPCNDPALIHDIIHRVPCGSGYSFPSAHATNHFGIAVFLIMVFYPRWKPILPVGLAWAFIISFAQIYVGVHYPIDTIAGAALGSTIGFSVSLIYKKLQPAV; translated from the coding sequence ATGATAGAGAGCCTGCATACCTTCGATGTAGAACTGTTTCTGAAAATCCACAGAGGACTCTCCAACGGTTTCCTGGACTGGTTTCTGCCACTGATGCGGAACAGGTACACCTGGGCTCCCTTATACCTGTTTATTATCATTTTCAGTTTCAAAGAATATAAAAAAAGAGGCTGGTATATTATAGGCGGGGTACTGCTTACGTTTGCCCTGGGCGATATGATCTCTTCCAGATTCATCAAACCATTTGTTGCCAGGCTGAGACCCTGTAACGACCCGGCACTGATTCATGATATTATTCACCGTGTGCCCTGCGGCAGCGGTTATAGTTTCCCATCCGCACATGCAACAAACCATTTCGGTATAGCCGTGTTTTTAATTATGGTTTTCTATCCAAGATGGAAGCCGATCCTGCCTGTTGGCCTGGCCTGGGCATTTATTATTTCTTTTGCACAAATATATGTTGGCGTACACTACCCGATTGATACTATAGCAGGTGCTGCTTTAGGCTCAACCATCGGATTTTCAGTGTCCCTGATCTATAAAAAACTACAACCAGCAGTTTAA
- a CDS encoding class I SAM-dependent methyltransferase, translating into MQRKWFQYWFNSPYYHILYSQRNDAEAEFLIDNLTAYLKPALHSRILDIACGRGRHSVYLNKKGFDVTGIDLSEQSIKYAKQFEQKHLHFFVHDMRKLGYINYYDIALNLFTSFGYFDTEKDHVNALKSFRKSIKEDGTVVIDYFNTQKIISNLTHKETKTLEGIEFDLRKFVAEGKIIKHINFEHKSKHYAFEERVQAFSLADFERMLEKSGLKIINTFGSYSLEEFDAAKSDRLILVCKKA; encoded by the coding sequence ATGCAGCGAAAGTGGTTTCAATATTGGTTCAATTCTCCCTATTATCATATTTTATATAGTCAGCGTAATGACGCTGAAGCAGAGTTTTTAATTGATAACCTGACAGCTTACCTGAAACCAGCACTACACTCCCGTATACTGGATATCGCCTGCGGCAGAGGCCGCCATTCCGTTTACTTAAACAAAAAAGGATTTGATGTTACAGGAATTGACCTTTCTGAACAAAGCATCAAATACGCGAAGCAGTTTGAGCAAAAACATCTTCATTTTTTTGTACATGATATGCGTAAACTGGGCTATATCAATTACTATGATATTGCCCTGAACCTCTTCACCAGTTTCGGATATTTTGATACCGAGAAAGATCATGTGAATGCACTTAAATCTTTTAGAAAAAGTATCAAAGAAGACGGGACCGTAGTCATAGATTATTTCAACACACAGAAAATCATCAGTAACCTGACTCACAAAGAGACGAAGACCCTTGAAGGTATAGAATTCGATCTGCGTAAATTCGTTGCCGAAGGTAAAATCATTAAACATATCAACTTTGAGCATAAAAGCAAGCACTATGCTTTTGAAGAGCGTGTACAAGCATTCAGTCTGGCTGATTTTGAACGGATGCTTGAAAAAAGCGGATTAAAGATCATCAATACATTTGGCAGCTACAGCCTGGAAGAATTTGATGCAGCTAAATCTGACAGATTAATCCTTGTTTGTAAAAAAGCATGA
- the glmM gene encoding phosphoglucosamine mutase codes for MTLIKSISGIRGTIGGIAGNGLTPIDIVKFTAAYGSWVIKNTNIKKIVLGRDARISGDMVNNLVTGTLQGLGIEVIDLGLSTTPTVEIAVPMEKAGGGIILTASHNPKQWNALKLLNEKGEFINDENGKEVLEIAERADFSFAEVNDLGKVIYDDSYLQKHIDVILALPLVDVELIRKANFKIAIDCVNSTGGIFIPALLKALGVETVFELYCEPNGEFPHNPEPLPENLTEIAKVVQSKQADLGIVVDPDVDRLCFVCEDGTMFGEEYTLVAVADYILKNQVGNTVSNLSSTRALKDVTLRAGGEYNAAAVGEVNVVNQMKATHAIIGGEGNGGIIYPELHYGRDALVGIALFLTHLAKFGKSVSLLRSSYPNYHISKNKITLTPEMDIDALLVKVQEKYKNQPSSTIDGLKIEFDNEWVHLRKSNTEPIIRIYSEAENETVAENLANKIISDIKEILKLN; via the coding sequence TTGACACTTATAAAATCTATTTCAGGAATCAGGGGAACTATCGGCGGAATCGCTGGAAATGGGCTAACACCTATTGATATAGTGAAGTTTACCGCAGCTTACGGCTCGTGGGTAATTAAAAATACGAATATTAAGAAAATCGTACTTGGACGGGATGCACGGATCTCGGGAGACATGGTGAATAACCTCGTGACTGGTACTTTACAGGGACTGGGCATTGAAGTGATAGACTTGGGTTTATCTACTACACCAACTGTTGAAATTGCTGTCCCGATGGAAAAAGCGGGTGGTGGAATTATTCTGACAGCCAGCCATAATCCCAAGCAATGGAACGCACTGAAACTTTTAAATGAGAAGGGTGAGTTTATCAATGATGAAAATGGTAAAGAAGTATTAGAAATTGCTGAAAGAGCTGATTTTTCTTTTGCTGAGGTGAATGACCTTGGAAAAGTTATTTATGACGATTCTTATCTGCAAAAACATATTGACGTAATTCTGGCTTTGCCGCTGGTTGATGTTGAACTGATCAGAAAAGCAAATTTTAAAATTGCAATTGACTGTGTGAATTCTACAGGTGGTATTTTTATTCCTGCTTTATTAAAGGCATTAGGAGTGGAGACGGTATTCGAACTGTATTGTGAGCCAAATGGTGAGTTCCCTCATAATCCGGAACCATTGCCGGAAAACCTGACTGAAATTGCCAAAGTAGTACAAAGTAAACAGGCAGATCTGGGTATTGTAGTTGATCCTGATGTGGATCGTTTGTGTTTTGTTTGTGAGGACGGAACGATGTTCGGTGAGGAATATACTTTAGTTGCTGTAGCTGATTATATTTTGAAGAACCAGGTTGGTAATACAGTTTCTAACTTATCATCAACAAGAGCTTTAAAAGATGTAACCCTTAGAGCAGGCGGTGAATACAATGCTGCTGCTGTGGGTGAAGTGAATGTGGTAAACCAGATGAAAGCTACCCATGCAATTATTGGTGGTGAAGGAAATGGCGGAATCATTTATCCTGAATTACATTACGGACGTGATGCTTTGGTAGGTATTGCTTTGTTTTTAACACATCTTGCCAAATTCGGTAAATCTGTGTCTTTATTAAGAAGCAGCTACCCGAATTATCATATTTCTAAAAATAAGATCACTTTAACTCCTGAAATGGATATTGATGCTTTGTTGGTTAAAGTACAGGAAAAATACAAAAATCAGCCCAGCAGTACTATTGACGGATTAAAAATAGAGTTCGATAATGAATGGGTTCACCTGCGCAAATCAAATACAGAACCAATTATCCGTATTTACAGTGAAGCGGAAAATGAAACTGTAGCTGAAAACCTGGCGAACAAAATTATATCAGACATCAAAGAAATTTTAAAATTGAATTAA
- a CDS encoding cysteine desulfurase family protein gives MNRIYLDNAATTPLDKEVMAEMINVMENYYGNPSSIHAQGREVRTLIEKARKTVAGLLNATPAEIFFTSGGTEADNTAIRCGIAAFGIKHAITSKIEHHAVEHTLGQLLKDGVIDKLSFVNIDAKGNVDYDHLEQLLKENSRSFVSLMHANNELATLTDMEKAGDICERYEAIYHCDTVQTMGHYVHDVRKIKAHFIVCAAHKLHGPKGVGFLFVNHTVKISPMIFGGAQERNMRGGTENVYGIVGLAKALEIAYSHMDVHQTYIQELKTYMKDKLVEEIPAISFNGETDPEKSLYTVLNVSFPAMDMSDMLLFNLDINGISASGGSACSSGSNIGSHVLTAIGTDPNRPSVRFSFSKLNTKEEIDYVIEKVKHIVEQNIAV, from the coding sequence ATGAACAGGATCTATTTAGATAATGCTGCAACTACGCCTCTGGATAAAGAGGTTATGGCTGAAATGATTAATGTGATGGAGAATTATTATGGTAATCCATCTTCAATTCATGCGCAGGGCCGTGAGGTGCGTACATTGATTGAAAAGGCCCGTAAAACTGTAGCTGGATTACTGAATGCGACACCTGCTGAGATATTTTTCACTTCGGGTGGTACAGAAGCTGATAATACAGCTATACGTTGTGGTATTGCAGCTTTTGGAATCAAACATGCCATTACTTCAAAAATTGAACATCATGCGGTTGAGCATACGCTGGGCCAGTTATTAAAAGATGGTGTTATTGATAAGCTGAGCTTTGTGAATATTGATGCTAAAGGTAATGTTGATTATGATCACCTGGAACAACTGTTAAAAGAGAATTCACGTTCTTTTGTTTCTTTAATGCATGCAAATAATGAATTGGCAACCCTGACCGATATGGAAAAGGCAGGCGATATTTGTGAGCGTTATGAGGCTATTTATCATTGTGATACGGTACAGACCATGGGTCATTATGTGCATGATGTCAGAAAGATTAAAGCACATTTTATAGTTTGTGCAGCGCATAAATTGCACGGTCCGAAAGGGGTAGGCTTTTTATTTGTTAACCATACGGTAAAAATCAGTCCGATGATATTTGGTGGTGCGCAGGAACGCAATATGCGTGGCGGAACTGAAAACGTATATGGAATTGTAGGGTTGGCAAAAGCATTGGAAATTGCTTATAGTCATATGGATGTGCATCAGACCTATATCCAGGAATTGAAAACTTACATGAAAGATAAACTGGTTGAAGAAATTCCTGCGATTAGTTTTAATGGAGAAACTGATCCTGAGAAAAGTTTATATACGGTTCTGAATGTATCGTTTCCGGCAATGGATATGTCTGATATGTTATTGTTTAACCTTGATATTAATGGTATCTCTGCATCTGGCGGAAGTGCTTGTTCTTCGGGTTCCAATATCGGATCTCATGTTTTGACTGCTATAGGTACTGATCCGAATCGTCCGTCAGTCAGATTCTCGTTCAGTAAGTTGAATACGAAAGAGGAAATTGATTATGTGATAGAAAAGGTGAAACATATTGTAGAACAGAATATCGCCGTTTAA
- a CDS encoding GH92 family glycosyl hydrolase yields MMKHFLSALLISAALPVLAQQAGKVTDPVDWVNPLMGTASKPSLSNGNTYPAIAVPWGMNFWTPQTGKMGDGWAYTYDADKIRGFKQTHQPSPWMNDYGQFSVMPVTGKMKFNQDERASWFSHKAEIVKPYYYSVYLADANVTTEITPTERAAQFRFTFPKSDSSYVVIDAFDKGSYIKVIPKERKVIGYSTRYASGPLPANFKNYFVIYFDKAISSANTWHGNTLAKDTLELKSDHSGAIIGFKTEKGEKIGMKVASSFISVEQAEISLKRELANDTFEATQQKSRAVWNKTLGKISIEGGTVDQTRTFYSSLYRTLFFPNKLYELDANNKVVHWSPYNGKTMSGYMFAGTGFWDTFRALYPFLNLVYPAINKEMQQGLVNDYKEGGWLPEWSSPGYANCMIGNNSASVVADAYIKGLRGYDIESLFEALKHGANNEGPNEAVGRAGVKYYNALGYVPYDVKLNENAARTLEYAYDDFTIYQLGRALKKPAAEIDIYKKRAMNYKNIFDPSSGLMRGKNKDGSFQSPFNPFKWGDAFTEGNSWHYSWSVFQDVNGLVGLMGGKNKFVEKLDSVFTMPPVFDASYYGSVIHEIREMQIANMGQYAHGNQPIQHMIYLYNYAGQPWKAQYWLRETMNRMYKATPDGYCGDEDNGQTSAWYVFSAMGFYPVTPATDQYVVGAPLFKKVTVNLDNGKQIVINAGANSADNKYINALKYNGKAYGKNWLSHSDLVKGATLDFDMTAAPNKTRGTSESDFPYSMSTE; encoded by the coding sequence ATGATGAAACATTTCTTATCAGCATTACTTATTTCTGCTGCTCTGCCTGTACTGGCGCAGCAAGCAGGTAAAGTGACAGACCCGGTTGACTGGGTTAATCCGCTCATGGGGACAGCAAGTAAACCAAGCCTGTCTAATGGTAATACTTATCCTGCAATTGCAGTTCCATGGGGAATGAATTTCTGGACTCCTCAAACCGGTAAAATGGGGGATGGATGGGCTTATACTTATGATGCGGATAAAATCAGAGGATTCAAACAAACACATCAGCCTTCTCCGTGGATGAATGATTACGGGCAATTCTCGGTGATGCCGGTAACTGGTAAAATGAAATTTAACCAGGATGAGCGTGCAAGCTGGTTTTCTCATAAAGCAGAAATTGTAAAGCCATATTATTACAGTGTGTACCTGGCTGATGCGAATGTAACTACTGAAATTACACCTACAGAGCGTGCAGCTCAGTTTCGCTTTACTTTCCCGAAATCTGATAGTTCTTATGTGGTGATTGATGCTTTTGATAAAGGATCATATATTAAAGTTATTCCGAAGGAAAGAAAAGTAATCGGGTACAGCACCCGCTATGCAAGTGGCCCGCTGCCTGCCAATTTTAAAAATTACTTTGTTATTTATTTTGATAAAGCTATTTCTTCTGCAAATACATGGCATGGAAATACGCTGGCAAAAGATACGCTGGAACTGAAAAGTGATCATTCTGGTGCGATCATAGGATTTAAGACTGAAAAAGGAGAAAAGATAGGGATGAAAGTTGCTTCGTCTTTTATTAGTGTTGAACAGGCTGAAATCAGTTTAAAGAGAGAGCTGGCAAATGATACTTTTGAAGCGACGCAGCAAAAGTCAAGAGCGGTATGGAACAAGACTTTAGGTAAGATTTCTATTGAAGGCGGTACTGTTGATCAGACACGTACTTTCTACTCAAGTTTATACCGCACTTTATTTTTCCCGAATAAACTATATGAGCTGGATGCGAATAATAAAGTTGTTCACTGGAGCCCTTATAATGGCAAAACTATGTCAGGGTATATGTTTGCTGGTACTGGATTCTGGGATACCTTCAGGGCGTTGTATCCATTCTTAAACCTGGTGTACCCTGCAATCAATAAAGAAATGCAGCAAGGACTGGTCAATGATTATAAAGAGGGTGGATGGTTGCCTGAATGGTCAAGCCCTGGTTATGCGAATTGTATGATTGGTAACAATTCGGCTTCTGTAGTTGCGGATGCTTACATCAAAGGGTTACGTGGTTATGATATTGAGAGTTTATTTGAAGCACTGAAACATGGTGCGAACAATGAAGGACCAAATGAAGCTGTTGGAAGAGCTGGTGTAAAGTATTACAATGCGTTAGGTTATGTGCCTTATGACGTTAAGCTGAATGAGAATGCGGCCAGAACATTAGAGTATGCTTACGATGATTTTACGATTTATCAATTGGGAAGAGCATTGAAAAAACCGGCTGCTGAAATTGATATCTATAAGAAAAGAGCCATGAATTATAAAAACATTTTTGATCCTTCTTCGGGCTTAATGCGTGGAAAGAATAAAGATGGTTCATTCCAATCACCTTTTAATCCGTTTAAATGGGGAGATGCTTTTACAGAAGGAAACAGCTGGCATTATTCATGGTCTGTTTTCCAGGATGTAAATGGCCTGGTTGGACTAATGGGGGGTAAAAACAAATTTGTGGAAAAGCTGGATTCAGTATTTACCATGCCTCCTGTTTTTGATGCCAGTTATTATGGTTCTGTAATTCATGAGATCAGAGAGATGCAGATTGCAAATATGGGGCAGTATGCACATGGTAATCAGCCGATACAACACATGATTTACTTGTATAACTATGCCGGACAACCCTGGAAAGCTCAGTACTGGTTAAGAGAAACGATGAACAGGATGTATAAAGCTACTCCTGATGGTTATTGTGGAGATGAGGATAACGGACAGACTTCTGCCTGGTATGTTTTCTCTGCTATGGGCTTCTATCCGGTTACTCCGGCTACGGATCAATATGTGGTTGGTGCACCTTTATTCAAAAAAGTAACGGTGAACCTGGATAATGGAAAACAGATTGTAATCAATGCTGGTGCAAACAGTGCAGATAACAAGTATATCAATGCGTTGAAATACAATGGTAAGGCTTATGGTAAAAACTGGTTAAGTCACTCTGATTTAGTTAAAGGGGCTACACTTGATTTCGATATGACTG